A window from Cryptomeria japonica chromosome 1, Sugi_1.0, whole genome shotgun sequence encodes these proteins:
- the LOC131040658 gene encoding sulfite exporter TauE/SafE family protein 4 isoform X1 yields MEFFSVRFVVFVAIIGGVHGIQHFREMRGNATDWGGFEMAKFMEDALEGGSVSTLLGLPLQAAKVWPALEFDWRIVVATIIGFVGSACGTVGGVGGGGIFVPMLNLIVGFDTKSAAALSKCMIMGASASSVWYNLRVRHPTKHVPIIDYDLALLFQPMLMLGITIGVTLSVIFPYWLITVLIIILFLGTSSRSFYKGIEMWKRETKKKEEEELMLAAEAGADYEAIVSDQEESGTLATIRFNIKWAGFSMLMLVWILFTALQIIKNNTVVCGWEYWVLSVLQVPVAFGLCLYEAIVLFKKSKHKRECGDTDDVCEASVEWSPIQLFFCAFCGILGGMVGGLLGSGGGFILGPLLLELGVIPQVASATATFVMMFSSSLSVIEFYFLDRFPIGYALYLIGISVLAGFWGQYMVRKLVTFLGRASIIVFILSGVIFASALTMGVVGIETTIAMMKEHQYLGFLSLCDES; encoded by the exons ATGGAATTTTTTTCTGTAAGATTTGTTGTATTTGTTGCGATTATTGGCGGAGTCCACGGGATTCAACATTTCAGAGAAATGAGAGGGAACGCGACGGACTGGGGAGGATTTGAAATGGCGAAATTTATGGAGGATGCGCTTGAGGGTGGATCTGTTTCCACTCTGCTAGGGCTGCCATTGCAGGCTGCTAAAGTGTGGCCT GCTTTGGAATTCGACTGGAGGATTGTGGTGGCGACCATTATTGGATTCGTTGGATCGGCTTGCGGAACTGTAGGCGGAGTCGGAGGCGGTGGTATATTTGTTCCTATGCTCAATCTTATCGTTGGATTTGATACCAAATCTGCCGCGGCTTTATCTAAAT GTATGATTATGGGCGCTTCAGCTTCATCTGTATGGTATAATTTGAGAGTTAGACATCCTACAAAACACGTGCCAATTATTGATTATGATCTTGCACTTCTGTTTCAACCGATGCTAATGTTGGGTATCACAATTGGAGTGACTCTGAGTGTTATTTTCCCCTATTGGCTGATCACAGTTCTCATCATTATCCTTTTTCTAG GTACATCTTCTAGATCATTTTACAAGGGGATAGAAATGTGGAAACGAGAAACAAAGAAAAAG GAGGAGGAGGAATTAATGTTGGCTGCAGAAGCAG GTGCAGATTATGAAGCGATTGTATCTGACCAAGAAGAAAGTGGCACACTT GCAACAATCCGTTTCAACATTAAATGGGCTGGATTCTCAATGCTTATGCTTGTATGGATTTTATTTACAGCTCTACAAATCATCAAG AACAATACTGTTGTTTGTGGTTGGGAGTACTGGGTATTAAGTGTTCTACAG GTTCCAGTAGCATTTGGACTTTGTTTATATGAAGCAATAGTACTGTTCAAGAAAAGTAAGCATAAGAGAGAATGTGGCGATACAGATGATGTATGTGAGGCTTCAGTTGAGTGGAGCCCAATCCAATTATTTTTTTGTGCATTTTGTGGTATCCTTGGGGGCATGGTGGGGGGTTTGCTTGGTTCTGGTGGTGGTTTCATATTAGGACCTCTACTACTTGAACTTGGTGTAATTCCACAG GTAGCAAGTGCCACTGCAACCTTCGTGATGATGTTTTCTTCCTCACTTTCTGTGATAGAATTCTATTTTCTTGACAGGTTTCCAATTGGTTATG CATTGTATCTTATAGGCATTTCTGTTTTAGCCGGATTCTGGGGCCAATATATGGTGCGGAAGCTAGTGACATTTCTGGGAAGGGCTTCAATTATTGTCTTCATTCTTTCTGGTGTAATTTTTGCCAGTGCATTGACTATGG GTGTCGTTGGAATAGAAACAACAATTGCCATGATGAAAGAACACCAGTACTTGGGTTTCCTTAGTCTGTGCGACGAATCTTAG
- the LOC131040658 gene encoding sulfite exporter TauE/SafE family protein 4 isoform X2 yields the protein MEFFSVRFVVFVAIIGGVHGIQHFREMRGNATDWGGFEMAKFMEDALEGGSVSTLLGLPLQAAKVWPALEFDWRIVVATIIGFVGSACGTVGGVGGGGIFVPMLNLIVGFDTKSAAALSKCMIMGASASSVWYNLRVRHPTKHVPIIDYDLALLFQPMLMLGITIGVTLSVIFPYWLITVLIIILFLGTSSRSFYKGIEMWKRETKKKEEEELMLAAEADYEAIVSDQEESGTLATIRFNIKWAGFSMLMLVWILFTALQIIKNNTVVCGWEYWVLSVLQVPVAFGLCLYEAIVLFKKSKHKRECGDTDDVCEASVEWSPIQLFFCAFCGILGGMVGGLLGSGGGFILGPLLLELGVIPQVASATATFVMMFSSSLSVIEFYFLDRFPIGYALYLIGISVLAGFWGQYMVRKLVTFLGRASIIVFILSGVIFASALTMGVVGIETTIAMMKEHQYLGFLSLCDES from the exons ATGGAATTTTTTTCTGTAAGATTTGTTGTATTTGTTGCGATTATTGGCGGAGTCCACGGGATTCAACATTTCAGAGAAATGAGAGGGAACGCGACGGACTGGGGAGGATTTGAAATGGCGAAATTTATGGAGGATGCGCTTGAGGGTGGATCTGTTTCCACTCTGCTAGGGCTGCCATTGCAGGCTGCTAAAGTGTGGCCT GCTTTGGAATTCGACTGGAGGATTGTGGTGGCGACCATTATTGGATTCGTTGGATCGGCTTGCGGAACTGTAGGCGGAGTCGGAGGCGGTGGTATATTTGTTCCTATGCTCAATCTTATCGTTGGATTTGATACCAAATCTGCCGCGGCTTTATCTAAAT GTATGATTATGGGCGCTTCAGCTTCATCTGTATGGTATAATTTGAGAGTTAGACATCCTACAAAACACGTGCCAATTATTGATTATGATCTTGCACTTCTGTTTCAACCGATGCTAATGTTGGGTATCACAATTGGAGTGACTCTGAGTGTTATTTTCCCCTATTGGCTGATCACAGTTCTCATCATTATCCTTTTTCTAG GTACATCTTCTAGATCATTTTACAAGGGGATAGAAATGTGGAAACGAGAAACAAAGAAAAAG GAGGAGGAGGAATTAATGTTGGCTGCAGAAGCAG ATTATGAAGCGATTGTATCTGACCAAGAAGAAAGTGGCACACTT GCAACAATCCGTTTCAACATTAAATGGGCTGGATTCTCAATGCTTATGCTTGTATGGATTTTATTTACAGCTCTACAAATCATCAAG AACAATACTGTTGTTTGTGGTTGGGAGTACTGGGTATTAAGTGTTCTACAG GTTCCAGTAGCATTTGGACTTTGTTTATATGAAGCAATAGTACTGTTCAAGAAAAGTAAGCATAAGAGAGAATGTGGCGATACAGATGATGTATGTGAGGCTTCAGTTGAGTGGAGCCCAATCCAATTATTTTTTTGTGCATTTTGTGGTATCCTTGGGGGCATGGTGGGGGGTTTGCTTGGTTCTGGTGGTGGTTTCATATTAGGACCTCTACTACTTGAACTTGGTGTAATTCCACAG GTAGCAAGTGCCACTGCAACCTTCGTGATGATGTTTTCTTCCTCACTTTCTGTGATAGAATTCTATTTTCTTGACAGGTTTCCAATTGGTTATG CATTGTATCTTATAGGCATTTCTGTTTTAGCCGGATTCTGGGGCCAATATATGGTGCGGAAGCTAGTGACATTTCTGGGAAGGGCTTCAATTATTGTCTTCATTCTTTCTGGTGTAATTTTTGCCAGTGCATTGACTATGG GTGTCGTTGGAATAGAAACAACAATTGCCATGATGAAAGAACACCAGTACTTGGGTTTCCTTAGTCTGTGCGACGAATCTTAG